From Penaeus chinensis breed Huanghai No. 1 chromosome 18, ASM1920278v2, whole genome shotgun sequence, one genomic window encodes:
- the LOC125034687 gene encoding uncharacterized protein LOC125034687: protein MRVGVVAWAALVLLLVGAPGKASTEEDLDVAGLEESVINLLTPFLGDISVALQGFIDIGKIGMGVANFINIIADQVFNMSIEDMNFGSYIPMADRKLLGMFEILSRRIDQVEHGIHGVANSLRDIADGLQDMVRWEIALDTMEEYTRPIHTLYKRFVLYQQHKDRVEDHTLMAFANSVVSHDSHSVMSLMAHLHDMAAPKASQRRASLLPAYRETGPPWNNPKDVYRVKEKVSRRLDVQERLVVRNGAQNKKEDLSLRPSLFYMLHNALKRSNQCNLGQSPQQLMNGLHLLLALTEARGFAMLEFSWMILRIYNEGNFTVEQQLAQDLYLQYSEDILMEAKEVLELQSRDYMKCDPREHVEGETYVQFTELLQGYIENEVDMNSDGSCSQNCAYYQHAKSETCYLPSSQYCGKHRRCKGTVHDCRFYDADAWVCLSRKPYRRYESIRYENRLILGPHGQCDSSEMKVDSWWRFFFHCSYCLCLCDDDTSPSTDRYVSLMPAVSDTRNNMVVTGIKFTKQRRIIHLKVQQGQALPQGQVNSSTIQWVDVEPISIISTQYQEGRDYKKLSFEDRNIDLDRLQAPSDHVVTGARFRMLGPHINLEVQVTPVNYTTGQLQPFKSYWISNDNTPVMAKNPRREFKLYEPDDPTRFPSIHKIDSQPDTFIRFGPTSRGKDVAQLTVPFFDAQNVSPSPSSWFSGVELFHKGHPGSGGFLGLRVTTYDMTPYMEEHEQGKETRVDLPSPPIV, encoded by the exons ATGAGGGTGGGCGTCGTGGCGTGGGCGGCGCTGGTGCTCCTGCTGGTGGGCGCCCCGGGGAAGGCGTCGACGGAGGAGGATCTCGATGTCGCAGGTCTCG AAGAGTCGGTGATCAACCTCCTGACACCTTTTCTCGGCGACATAAGCGTGGCTCTGCAAGGTTTTATTGACATCGGCAAAATCGGGATGGGGGTTGCcaatttcatcaatatcatcgcgGATCAG GTGTTTAATATGTCAATCGAGGATATGAATTTCGGCTCATACATCCCCATGGCTGACAGGAAACTACTCGGCATGTTTGAAATTTTGTCTCGACGCATAGACCAGGTGGAACACGGG aTTCACGGAGTCGCAAACTCTTTGCGTGACATCGCCGACGGACTTCAAGACATGGTGCGCTGGGAGATCGCTCTTGACACCATGGAGGAGTACACGAGACCCATCCACACCTTGTACAAGCGCTTCGTCTTGTACCAGCAACACAAGGATAGG GTAGAGGACCACACCCTCATGGCCTTCGCTAACAGTGTGGTGTCCCATGATTCCCATTCTGTCATGTCGCTCATGGCGCATCTTCATGACATGGCGGCCCCGAAAGCTTCACAGAGAAGAGCCTCGCTTCTGCCCGCGTACAGAGAG ACTGGCCCACCATGGAACAACCCAAAGGACGTGTATCGGGTGAAGGAGAAAGTGTCCCGCCGTCTGGACGTGCAGGAAAGGCTGGTGGTAAGGAACGGCGCCCAGAACAAGAAGGAGGACCTCTCGCTTCGTCCCAGTCTATTCTACATGCTGCACAACGCTCTAAAG AGGAGTAACCAGTGCAACCTGGGACAGTCTCCACAACAGCTGATGAACGGTTTGCACCTCCTGCTGGCGCTGACGGAGGCTCGAGGTTTTGCCATGCTTGAGTTCTCCTGGATGATCCTCAGAATCTATAATGAAG GAAACTTCACCGTCGAGCAACAGCTGGCTCAGGATCTCTACTTGCAATACTCGGAGGACATCCTGATGGAGGCGAAGGAGGTCCTCGAGCTGCAGTCCCGGGACTACATGAAGTGTGACCCTAGGGAACACGTGGAGGGCGAAACCTACGTCCAGTTCACCGAGCTCCTTCAG GGTTACATCGAGAACGAAGTAGACATGAACAGCGACGGCTCTTGCTCCCAGAACTGCGCCTACTACCAGCACGCCAAGAGTGAGACCTGCTACCTGCCCAGCTCTCAGTACTGTGGGAAACACCGCCGCTGCAAGGGGACGGTCCACGACTGTCGCTTCTATGACGCCGACGCTTGGGTCTGTCTCTCCAGGAAGCCGTACAGGAGATACGAGTCGATTCGGTACGAAAACCGCCTCATCCTGGGTCCCCACGGCCAGTGCGACAGTTCGGAGATGAAGGTGGACTCCTGGTGGAGGTTCTTCTTCCACTGCTCctactgcctctgcctctgcgaTGACGACACCTCGCCCTCCACCGACCGATACGTCAGCCTCATGCCGGCCGTCAGTGACACGCGGAATAACATG GTGGTTACTGGAATCAAGTTCACGAAGCAGAGGAGAATAATTCACCTCAAAGTACAGCAGGGTCAGGCTCTCCCGCAAGGACAGGTTAACAGCTCCACGATACAGTGGGTGGACGTCGAACCGATCAGCATCATCAG CACGCAGTACCAAGAGGGGAGGGACTACAAGAAACTCTCCTTTGAAGACAGAAACATTGACCTCGATCGCCTGCAGGCCCCAAGCGACCACGTGGTGACTGGCGCGAGGTTTAGAATGCTCGGTCCACACATCAATCTGGAG GTTCAAGTGACGCCAGTAAATTACACAACGGGCCAGCTCCAGCCCTTCAAAAGTTACTGGATCAGCAACGACAACACCCCCGTCATGGCAAAGAACCCGAGGAGGGAATTCAAGCTGTACGAACCCGATGACCCGACCCGGTTCCCCTCGATACACAAGATCGACTCGCAGCCGGATACCTTCATTCGCTTCGGACCGACCTCCAGAGGGAAGGACGTGGCGCAACTGACGGTGCCCTTCTTCGACGCCCAGAACGTGTCCCCCTCGCCGAGCTCCTGGTTCTCCGGGGTCGAGCTCTTCCACAAGGGTCACCCTGGCTCTGGCGGCTTCCTCGGGCTCAGGGTCACCACCTATGACATGACGCCGTATATGGAGGAACATGAGCAGGGGAAGGAAACACGCGTCGACCTCCCCAGCCCCCCGATCGTGTAA